Proteins encoded within one genomic window of Halobacteroides halobius DSM 5150:
- a CDS encoding chromate transporter — MLLVKLFFTFMKIGAFTFGSGYAMLALAEEEVVEVHQWLSAEEFADAVSLSEMTPGPIMINLATFVGTKLKGTFGAIIASLGLIIPPIIALIIITRLYIDYKDNQIVDKIFKGLKPAVIGLIITVVIKLGRSTFVEVKSVLITIMTIISILIGLHPILAVVGAGTLGIIIF, encoded by the coding sequence ATGTTATTAGTTAAATTATTTTTTACTTTTATGAAAATAGGAGCATTTACTTTTGGTAGCGGATATGCGATGTTGGCTTTAGCAGAAGAGGAGGTAGTAGAAGTTCATCAATGGTTAAGTGCAGAAGAATTTGCTGATGCTGTTTCTTTATCTGAAATGACTCCTGGGCCAATTATGATTAATTTAGCAACTTTTGTTGGTACTAAATTAAAAGGGACTTTTGGAGCAATAATAGCCAGTTTAGGTTTGATTATTCCTCCAATTATTGCTTTAATAATAATTACTAGGTTATATATAGATTATAAGGATAATCAAATTGTAGATAAAATTTTTAAAGGACTTAAACCTGCTGTAATTGGATTAATTATTACTGTAGTTATAAAATTAGGTAGGTCTACTTTTGTGGAAGTAAAGAGTGTTTTAATAACTATTATGACTATAATTAGTATATTAATAGGATTACATCCTATTTTAGCAGTAGTTGGAGCAGGTACTTTAGGAATTATAATTTTTTAA
- a CDS encoding ABC transporter permease — MSNLVLLVGAIILAAFCFASLGTVFSALPTDKPSNVMMISNLVRLPLIFISGVFIPINQLPYWGKLIAPLSPVTYVTDVMRYLLNQSHYFTVEYNFFMLLVFSILLFSLSIYFHKKTLLKRI; from the coding sequence ATTAGTAATTTAGTTTTATTAGTTGGAGCTATTATTTTAGCTGCTTTTTGTTTTGCTTCTTTAGGTACTGTTTTTTCTGCTTTACCTACTGATAAACCATCTAATGTGATGATGATTTCTAATTTAGTTCGACTACCTTTAATTTTTATCAGTGGAGTTTTTATTCCAATTAATCAGCTTCCTTACTGGGGAAAACTCATAGCTCCTTTATCTCCTGTTACCTATGTTACTGATGTAATGCGGTATTTATTAAATCAATCTCATTACTTTACAGTTGAATATAATTTTTTTATGTTATTAGTTTTTAGTATATTATTATTTAGTTTAAGTATTTATTTTCATAAAAAAACTTTATTAAAGAGGATTTAA